The following coding sequences are from one Candidatus Nanopelagicus hibericus window:
- a CDS encoding magnesium and cobalt transport protein CorA yields MNTGPVIVDIALYLEGRRSSDAPTDLSDQVEIARKNNGFVWIGLSEPTSAEFDHVVGELNFHPLAIEDAVLAKQRPKIEDYAGLTFFVIKTVFYDEAKSEVTTGELICFVDKHFIVIVRHGEGSPLTSVRQDIENHPEQLKMGPFAVLHTVVDRVIDGYTKIATELENDIIDIETAVFSGQRKTYSQKIYFLKREVIEYRHAIEPLLTPLQKIVSEGFDKAPELIRPFFRDTIDHLQHACEHASGMDSLLTTVLQADLAHVQVRQNEDIRRISAWVALAAGPTMIAGIYGMNFEHMPELGWRYGYGITLGGIILLSSILFYKFKKSRWL; encoded by the coding sequence ATGAATACTGGCCCTGTGATTGTTGATATTGCCCTCTACCTAGAGGGTAGACGAAGTAGTGATGCCCCTACAGATTTATCAGATCAGGTTGAGATTGCAAGAAAAAATAATGGCTTTGTCTGGATAGGCCTCTCCGAGCCAACCTCAGCTGAGTTTGATCATGTGGTGGGTGAGTTGAATTTTCATCCACTTGCAATTGAGGATGCGGTCTTGGCCAAGCAGCGCCCAAAGATTGAGGATTACGCTGGGCTGACATTTTTTGTAATCAAAACAGTTTTCTATGATGAGGCCAAATCTGAGGTGACCACCGGAGAGTTGATCTGCTTTGTTGATAAACACTTTATTGTGATTGTTCGACACGGAGAGGGCTCACCATTAACCTCGGTCCGACAGGATATTGAAAATCATCCTGAGCAATTAAAGATGGGTCCCTTTGCAGTACTACACACAGTAGTTGATCGGGTAATCGATGGTTATACCAAGATCGCCACTGAGTTAGAAAACGACATAATTGATATTGAAACTGCAGTATTTAGTGGGCAGCGAAAAACTTATAGCCAAAAAATCTATTTTCTAAAGCGTGAGGTGATTGAGTACCGCCATGCAATTGAACCATTGCTGACTCCATTACAAAAAATTGTTAGTGAAGGTTTTGATAAAGCACCTGAGTTAATAAGACCATTTTTCAGAGACACCATTGATCACCTGCAACATGCATGTGAGCACGCATCTGGCATGGACTCACTTTTAACCACAGTACTGCAAGCAGATCTGGCGCATGTGCAGGTGAGACAAAATGAGGATATCCGGCGAATCTCAGCCTGGGTGGCACTAGCTGCTGGCCCAACCATGATCGCTGGTATCTATGGAATGAATTTTGAACACATGCCAGAGTTGGGATGGCGTTATGGGTATGGAATTACTTTGGGTGGAATTATTCTCTTAAGTTCAATACTTTTCTATAAATTCAAAAAATCACGCTGGCTTTAA
- the pstB gene encoding phosphate ABC transporter ATP-binding protein PstB, with the protein MSTTDGANSNNDREETMSQVTGKQGSISQDRSAAKQSVATHSLSDVASARRAKIGQPIAGSTGLEARGVHAWFGKKHVLEDISMDFFSGTVTALIGPSGCGKSTFIRILNRMHEFIPTAALAGQVLLDGKDVYEPGVDVTKIRLRVGMVFQKPNPFPSMTIKENVLSGLRLAQIKIENADELLESCLRRAGLWDEVKDRLNEYGGALSGGQQQRLCIARSLAVNPQVLLMDEPCSALDPGSTLRIEETVRELSASMSIVIVTHNMQQAARVSDYTGFFLSDGGPGRLIESGTTEAIFTNPKQKRTEDYVSGRFG; encoded by the coding sequence ATGAGTACAACTGATGGCGCAAATTCAAACAATGATCGAGAGGAAACAATGAGTCAGGTAACCGGCAAGCAAGGCAGTATCAGTCAAGATCGAAGCGCGGCAAAGCAATCAGTTGCCACCCATTCACTCTCCGATGTGGCATCAGCAAGACGAGCAAAGATTGGCCAACCTATCGCCGGCTCAACCGGTCTTGAGGCCAGGGGAGTGCACGCATGGTTTGGTAAGAAGCATGTGCTTGAAGATATTTCCATGGACTTCTTTTCTGGCACTGTAACGGCATTAATTGGTCCGTCAGGTTGCGGTAAATCAACATTCATCAGAATCTTAAATCGAATGCATGAGTTCATTCCAACAGCTGCCTTGGCTGGTCAGGTGTTATTGGATGGAAAAGATGTTTATGAGCCAGGAGTTGATGTCACAAAAATTAGATTACGAGTTGGTATGGTTTTTCAAAAGCCAAACCCATTCCCATCCATGACAATTAAAGAGAATGTTTTATCCGGCTTAAGACTTGCGCAAATAAAGATAGAAAATGCTGATGAGTTATTGGAGAGTTGTCTGAGAAGAGCAGGCTTATGGGATGAGGTTAAGGATCGATTAAATGAGTATGGTGGAGCACTCTCGGGTGGTCAGCAGCAACGCTTATGTATTGCTCGCTCCCTGGCAGTTAATCCACAGGTATTGCTGATGGATGAGCCATGTTCTGCACTAGATCCAGGCTCAACACTTCGTATTGAGGAGACTGTCAGAGAGCTATCAGCTTCGATGAGCATCGTAATTGTTACTCACAATATGCAACAGGCAGCTCGCGTCTCTGATTACACCGGATTCTTCCTTTCTGATGGCGGCCCAGGTCGCTTAATTGAAAGTGGCACCACTGAAGCGATCTTTACTAATCCAAAACAGAAGCGAACAGAGGATTATGTCTCTGGCAGATTTGGCTAA
- the pstC gene encoding phosphate ABC transporter permease subunit PstC: protein MSSAVVEQKQTPEPRVITTELRFTDKVFRGVVTGGGLISLAILGLIGFFLIYNGFEAIRNAGLAFLTGFDWVDAVPENEQLASYGIGAMLYGTIVTGILAMIMGVPIAVGTALFLSYYAPEWLKKPMVVVVDVMAAIPSIVYGLWGFFVLMPHAEYWAKLIHKYFGFIPFFDMPAPVFTRSPFIAGLVLAIMITPIVTAIAREVFAQTPLERIQAAYALGATKWSMIKAVVFPYGRGGVVGGAMLGLGRALGETVAVYTVLNLVYDIRIEVLLSAGGNVASMIVNKFGEADFVELQALMAAGFVLFLVTLMVNFLANYIINKTARE, encoded by the coding sequence ATGTCCTCAGCGGTAGTTGAACAAAAGCAAACCCCCGAACCAAGAGTTATTACCACTGAATTACGCTTCACCGACAAGGTTTTTCGTGGGGTTGTCACCGGTGGTGGATTAATCTCGCTAGCAATACTTGGTTTAATTGGTTTCTTTTTAATCTATAACGGCTTTGAAGCAATACGTAATGCCGGCTTAGCATTTTTGACTGGCTTTGATTGGGTTGATGCGGTGCCAGAGAATGAACAACTCGCATCCTATGGAATCGGTGCGATGCTTTACGGAACCATTGTTACTGGAATATTAGCGATGATCATGGGTGTGCCGATTGCAGTTGGCACAGCATTGTTTTTATCCTATTACGCACCAGAGTGGTTAAAAAAACCAATGGTGGTGGTAGTTGATGTAATGGCTGCGATTCCATCAATTGTTTATGGATTATGGGGCTTCTTTGTTTTAATGCCACATGCTGAGTACTGGGCGAAATTAATTCATAAGTACTTTGGCTTTATTCCTTTCTTTGATATGCCAGCACCGGTTTTCACCCGCTCACCATTTATTGCTGGGTTGGTGTTAGCAATTATGATCACACCGATTGTTACCGCAATTGCCCGTGAGGTTTTTGCGCAAACACCATTAGAACGTATTCAAGCTGCTTACGCCCTGGGTGCTACCAAATGGTCGATGATTAAAGCGGTAGTTTTTCCATATGGCCGAGGTGGTGTCGTAGGGGGCGCGATGCTAGGTCTTGGTCGAGCATTGGGTGAAACAGTTGCAGTTTATACCGTTTTAAATTTGGTATATGACATAAGAATTGAAGTTCTGCTCAGTGCTGGTGGAAATGTGGCCTCGATGATTGTTAATAAATTTGGTGAGGCAGATTTTGTTGAGTTACAAGCGTTAATGGCAGCTGGTTTTGTGTTATTCCTAGTTACCTTGATGGTTAATTTTTTAGCCAACTACATTATTAATAAGACTGCAAGGGAGTAA
- the pstA gene encoding phosphate ABC transporter permease PstA has protein sequence MTQTLTAVQPGRPWKLTPKQILPDLFGAIFTVAATFAIVAISPLKGKLGFALTLIFMAIITATTISWIRRDRKAAMNSTTTVLVYIAAAFVIIPLTSVIYEIVKLGTVGFSFGIFTDDMAESSSESPLTEGGLLHAVIGTAYIVTFATFLATPIGILTALYIVEVKGRFAGLVRFFVQAMSGVPSIVAGLFIFAVWMIQLGNAYSGIAGGFALTVLMIPTVARTSEEVLKLIPQDLREAGLALGATQWRTVAMVIVPAARSGLVTAIILGVARVVGETAPLLLTIGGADAINLNPGQGNMSAFPYYVWKNLLIGNENSISRAWLGVFVLMILVLIIFTLARYFSSARGNKK, from the coding sequence ATGACTCAAACTCTTACAGCGGTCCAACCAGGTAGGCCATGGAAACTTACCCCAAAACAGATTTTGCCAGACTTGTTTGGAGCAATATTTACAGTTGCCGCTACCTTTGCAATAGTTGCAATCTCTCCCCTTAAAGGAAAATTAGGTTTCGCACTCACCTTAATCTTTATGGCGATTATTACCGCCACCACAATTAGTTGGATCCGCAGGGATCGTAAGGCTGCTATGAACTCCACAACAACTGTTTTGGTTTATATTGCCGCCGCTTTTGTAATTATTCCTCTCACCTCTGTGATTTATGAAATTGTAAAATTAGGCACTGTGGGATTTTCCTTTGGAATATTCACCGATGATATGGCGGAGAGTTCATCTGAGTCACCATTAACTGAAGGTGGTTTATTGCACGCAGTAATTGGAACCGCCTATATCGTAACCTTTGCAACATTTCTTGCTACACCAATTGGTATCTTAACTGCGCTCTATATTGTCGAGGTGAAGGGGAGATTTGCTGGCCTCGTTAGATTCTTTGTGCAGGCAATGAGTGGAGTGCCATCAATTGTTGCTGGACTATTTATTTTTGCCGTCTGGATGATTCAATTAGGTAATGCCTATAGTGGAATTGCTGGTGGCTTTGCACTTACTGTATTAATGATTCCAACAGTTGCCCGTACCTCTGAGGAGGTATTGAAATTAATTCCACAGGATCTACGGGAGGCAGGGCTGGCACTAGGTGCCACCCAGTGGCGAACAGTAGCTATGGTTATTGTGCCAGCGGCTCGCAGTGGATTGGTAACTGCAATCATTTTAGGAGTTGCACGAGTAGTTGGTGAGACTGCGCCATTACTTCTAACTATTGGTGGCGCTGATGCAATTAATCTAAATCCAGGTCAGGGCAATATGTCCGCTTTTCCATACTACGTTTGGAAGAACCTGCTGATTGGTAATGAAAACTCAATTAGCCGCGCCTGGTTAGGTGTCTTTGTATTAATGATTTTAGTTCTAATAATTTTTACCTTAGCCCGATACTTTAGTTCAGCTAGGGGCAACAAAAAATGA
- a CDS encoding Glu/Leu/Phe/Val family dehydrogenase, with the protein MTEKSEHSAFAEVNERVAQAGEILKIDKGVINAISACEREVVISIPLHRDSGIDVLTGYRVQHSSARGPRKGGIRFHQDVNLDEVRALASLMTWKTALIDVPFGGGKGGVTVDASKLSPIEKEEVIRRWTRTLINVLGPNRDIPAPDMGTDSQTMAWLMDEFHRLEGFQPACVTGKPVGLFGAPGREEATGRGVAQIAAATLTETNRKIAGARVAIQGFGNVGRYAALVCQELGMKVVAISDVTGGIYEKNGIDVAAIFGMKDLSQVKSDNRISSTDVLEIECDILIPAALGGVISSKNADKVAAQIIVEGANQPITTRADLILKSNNILIVPDILANSGGVMGSYFEWTQNIQQFSWPIEKFRKELDERMGKAFINVYAISKKYNVDLRSAAFIVSVGRVAEAFSVRGSLV; encoded by the coding sequence ATGACAGAGAAGTCTGAGCACTCAGCTTTTGCTGAGGTCAATGAGCGAGTTGCTCAAGCTGGTGAGATTTTAAAGATCGACAAAGGTGTAATTAACGCAATCTCTGCTTGTGAGCGAGAGGTAGTTATATCAATACCACTACACCGAGACTCTGGAATAGATGTACTAACTGGTTACCGAGTGCAGCACTCAAGTGCTAGAGGACCTAGAAAAGGTGGCATTAGATTCCACCAAGATGTAAATCTTGATGAGGTGCGCGCACTTGCTTCCTTAATGACTTGGAAGACTGCATTAATTGATGTGCCATTTGGTGGTGGCAAAGGTGGCGTCACAGTTGATGCCAGCAAATTATCGCCAATTGAAAAGGAGGAGGTAATAAGAAGGTGGACTAGAACATTGATAAATGTCCTAGGTCCCAATCGAGATATTCCAGCTCCAGATATGGGAACTGATTCCCAAACAATGGCGTGGTTGATGGATGAGTTTCACCGTCTAGAAGGTTTCCAACCTGCTTGTGTTACTGGTAAACCAGTTGGCTTATTTGGCGCACCTGGTCGGGAGGAGGCAACAGGTCGTGGTGTTGCTCAGATTGCAGCAGCGACATTAACTGAGACAAATCGCAAAATAGCAGGTGCCAGAGTTGCCATTCAAGGCTTTGGAAATGTTGGGCGTTATGCAGCGCTGGTCTGCCAAGAGTTAGGAATGAAGGTTGTCGCAATCAGTGATGTTACTGGCGGTATTTATGAGAAAAATGGCATTGATGTTGCGGCTATTTTTGGGATGAAGGATTTGAGCCAGGTTAAATCAGATAATCGAATTAGCTCAACTGATGTATTAGAGATTGAGTGCGATATCTTGATTCCAGCAGCGTTGGGTGGAGTTATCAGCAGCAAAAATGCTGACAAGGTAGCGGCGCAGATTATTGTCGAAGGTGCTAATCAGCCGATTACAACCAGAGCTGATCTAATTTTAAAATCCAATAATATTTTGATTGTGCCAGATATCCTGGCCAATAGTGGTGGTGTGATGGGCTCCTACTTTGAGTGGACCCAAAATATTCAACAATTCTCCTGGCCAATTGAAAAGTTTCGCAAGGAGTTAGATGAGCGGATGGGTAAGGCCTTTATCAATGTTTATGCTATCTCTAAAAAATACAATGTTGATCTCAGAAGTGCCGCTTTTATTGTTTCAGTAGGCAGAGTGGCAGAGGCCTTTAGTGTTAGAGGCTCATTAGTTTAG
- the orn gene encoding oligoribonuclease — MSQDLPHLIWVDCEMTGLDINKDALVEIAVLVTDAQLNVLGAGVDLVIKCDQVKLDSMQQVVIDMHSKSGLINEIPNGTTLAAADDAIITYLKKYAPSEGKSPLAGNSVYVDRAFIARDLPKLNAYLHYRTIDVSTIKELARRWHPKTYFAAPAKDGNHRALGDIRDSIAELDYYRSAIFLP, encoded by the coding sequence ATGAGCCAAGATCTGCCACACCTAATCTGGGTCGATTGTGAGATGACAGGGCTAGATATCAATAAAGATGCCTTGGTTGAAATAGCTGTTTTAGTAACTGATGCCCAACTTAATGTGTTGGGCGCGGGTGTTGATCTAGTAATCAAATGTGATCAGGTGAAGCTAGATTCTATGCAACAGGTAGTAATAGATATGCATAGTAAATCTGGGCTGATAAATGAGATACCAAATGGCACCACACTTGCAGCGGCGGATGATGCGATTATTACCTACTTAAAAAAGTATGCACCAAGTGAGGGCAAATCCCCATTGGCTGGAAACTCTGTCTATGTTGATCGCGCCTTTATTGCCAGAGATCTACCAAAGTTAAATGCATACCTACATTATCGAACCATTGATGTTTCAACCATCAAAGAGTTAGCAAGAAGGTGGCATCCAAAAACCTACTTCGCAGCCCCTGCCAAAGATGGCAACCACCGGGCCTTAGGTGATATCCGAGATTCAATCGCAGAGCTTGATTACTACCGCAGCGCAATCTTTCTTCCCTAA
- the ettA gene encoding energy-dependent translational throttle protein EttA: MAEFIYTMKKARKAHGDKVILDDVTLMFLPGAKIGVLGPNGAGKSTVLQIMAGLQQPSNGEAYLSPGYTVGILLQEPPLSEDKNVLENVQEGVAQTIGLLNRFNAISEEMANPDADYDKLLAEMGTLQEKLDHLNAWDLDSQLEQAMDALRCPPPEADVKVLSGGERRRVALCKLLLQKPDLLLLDEPTNHLDAESVLWLEQHLSKYEGTVVAITHDRYFLDNVAQWILELDRGRAYPYEGNYTTYLETKEARMKVEGQKDVKRAKRLKEELEWVRMNAKGRQVKSKARLARYEEMAAEADKTRKLDFEELQIPPGPRLGDIVVESKNLVKGFDDRILIDDLSFTLPRNGIVGIIGPNGAGKTTLFKTILGMEKADSGVVKVGETVKISYVDQSRGGIDPKKSLWEVVSDGLDFIKVGNVEMPSRAYVSAFGFKGPDQQKAAGVLSGGERNRLNLALTLKQGGNLLLLDEPTNDLDVETLTSLENALLDFPGCAVVISHDRWFLDRIATHILAYEGDSKWFWFEGNFESYEENKIARLGIDAARPHRATYRKLTR; encoded by the coding sequence ATGGCTGAGTTTATTTACACGATGAAAAAGGCGCGCAAGGCGCATGGGGATAAAGTAATTCTTGATGATGTCACCTTGATGTTTTTACCCGGCGCCAAGATTGGTGTGCTTGGTCCAAATGGAGCTGGTAAATCAACGGTGCTACAGATCATGGCCGGGCTGCAACAACCATCAAATGGTGAGGCTTATTTATCACCCGGTTACACAGTAGGCATCTTGCTACAAGAGCCACCATTATCTGAGGATAAAAATGTTTTAGAGAATGTCCAAGAGGGTGTGGCCCAGACAATTGGATTATTAAATAGATTTAATGCAATCAGTGAAGAGATGGCAAATCCAGATGCTGATTATGACAAATTGCTTGCTGAGATGGGTACGCTGCAAGAAAAACTAGATCACTTAAATGCTTGGGATTTGGATTCACAACTTGAGCAAGCAATGGACGCACTTCGTTGTCCACCACCTGAAGCTGATGTGAAAGTCCTATCAGGAGGAGAGCGCAGGCGTGTTGCGCTATGTAAATTGCTATTACAAAAGCCAGATTTATTACTTCTTGATGAGCCAACTAATCATTTAGATGCAGAGTCTGTGCTTTGGCTTGAGCAACATTTAAGTAAGTACGAAGGAACTGTGGTGGCTATTACTCACGATAGATACTTCTTAGACAATGTGGCCCAATGGATCTTGGAGTTAGATCGAGGAAGGGCCTATCCATATGAAGGAAATTACACAACATATTTAGAAACCAAAGAAGCGCGTATGAAGGTTGAAGGACAAAAAGATGTTAAGCGGGCGAAGCGATTAAAAGAGGAGCTTGAGTGGGTCAGGATGAATGCAAAGGGACGACAGGTAAAGTCAAAGGCACGGCTTGCTCGTTATGAAGAGATGGCAGCTGAGGCGGATAAGACTCGTAAATTAGATTTTGAGGAGTTACAAATTCCACCAGGTCCAAGACTTGGCGATATTGTGGTGGAGAGTAAAAATCTAGTAAAAGGTTTTGATGATCGTATTTTAATTGATGATCTTTCATTCACACTGCCCCGCAATGGAATCGTGGGAATTATTGGACCCAACGGTGCTGGAAAAACTACATTATTTAAAACTATTTTAGGAATGGAAAAAGCAGACTCCGGTGTGGTCAAAGTTGGTGAGACGGTAAAGATTTCTTACGTTGATCAATCCCGCGGTGGCATTGACCCAAAGAAATCATTATGGGAGGTTGTCTCAGATGGACTTGATTTTATAAAAGTTGGAAATGTTGAGATGCCCTCTAGGGCTTATGTTTCAGCCTTTGGTTTTAAAGGACCTGATCAGCAAAAAGCTGCTGGAGTCTTATCAGGCGGAGAGCGAAATAGATTAAATCTAGCGCTGACTCTTAAGCAGGGTGGAAATTTATTACTTCTTGATGAGCCGACCAATGATTTAGATGTTGAAACCCTTACCTCACTTGAGAACGCACTCCTTGATTTTCCAGGGTGCGCTGTGGTGATCTCCCACGATCGTTGGTTTCTAGATCGAATTGCCACTCATATATTGGCTTATGAGGGTGATTCAAAATGGTTCTGGTTTGAAGGAAACTTTGAAAGTTATGAAGAGAATAAGATTGCTCGTTTGGGCATTGATGCTGCCCGTCCGCATCGTGCTACATACCGTAAGTTAACTAGGTAA
- a CDS encoding NAD(P)/FAD-dependent oxidoreductase produces the protein MPAINPIVLNSLADLQPAQYWLDADPLEPASHSALTSDIQTDLCIIGAGYTGLWTALLAKERDPKREVVIIEMGETGSGASGRNGGFCNGSLTHGFVNGYNRFADEMAVIERLGRQNLDAIEETIKKYGIDCDFERNGELRMAVAPWQMVGLKEEAIARNKTGDHVEVLDKEQVRALVNSPIYEGALFDHDGTALVDPARLVWGLEKACLSLGVKIYEHSKVEELIDDGGHVVVKSAYGSIRANKVALATNIYTPLIKSVKKYVIAVYDFQLVTQPLTAAQLESIGWKGREGLSDAGYQFHYYRLTKENEILWGGYDAVYNYAGKVRAEYEARPETYAKLAEHFFKTFPQLAGIKFTHGWGGAIDTCSRFSPFWGQAFDNKVAYVLGYTGLGVATTRFGASTMLDLLDGIESEATQLSMVKHKPFPFPPEPFRFLFIRLTQWSINKADQNEGRRNLWLRLLDRLGLGFDS, from the coding sequence ATGCCAGCGATTAATCCAATTGTTCTTAACTCATTAGCAGATCTTCAACCTGCTCAGTACTGGCTAGATGCTGATCCATTAGAGCCTGCCTCTCACTCTGCCTTAACAAGTGATATTCAAACTGATCTTTGCATTATTGGCGCCGGCTACACCGGCCTTTGGACAGCACTTCTTGCAAAGGAGCGTGATCCAAAACGTGAGGTAGTAATTATTGAGATGGGCGAGACTGGTAGTGGTGCCTCAGGTCGTAATGGTGGTTTTTGTAATGGTTCACTCACCCACGGTTTTGTTAATGGCTACAACCGCTTTGCTGATGAGATGGCAGTAATTGAAAGATTGGGCAGGCAAAATCTTGACGCAATCGAGGAAACGATTAAAAAATATGGGATTGATTGTGATTTTGAGCGAAATGGTGAGCTTCGCATGGCGGTCGCCCCTTGGCAGATGGTGGGATTAAAAGAGGAGGCGATCGCTAGAAATAAAACTGGTGATCATGTTGAGGTATTAGATAAAGAGCAGGTTAGAGCCTTGGTGAACTCACCGATTTATGAGGGCGCCCTCTTTGATCATGATGGCACAGCTTTAGTAGACCCTGCCAGATTGGTTTGGGGCTTAGAGAAAGCATGTCTGTCACTAGGCGTGAAAATATATGAGCACTCTAAAGTTGAAGAGTTAATAGATGATGGTGGTCATGTTGTGGTTAAGAGTGCTTATGGCTCCATTAGGGCAAATAAGGTAGCCCTAGCTACAAATATTTACACACCCCTGATAAAGAGTGTGAAAAAGTATGTAATTGCAGTTTATGACTTTCAATTAGTAACCCAACCATTAACAGCTGCGCAATTAGAAAGCATTGGCTGGAAAGGTCGGGAAGGACTATCCGATGCTGGGTATCAATTCCATTACTACAGGTTAACTAAAGAGAATGAGATTTTATGGGGTGGATATGACGCGGTTTATAACTACGCGGGCAAGGTGCGAGCAGAGTATGAAGCACGTCCTGAAACCTACGCCAAGCTTGCTGAGCATTTTTTCAAAACCTTTCCACAATTAGCTGGAATTAAATTTACCCATGGTTGGGGTGGGGCAATTGATACCTGCTCAAGATTTTCACCATTTTGGGGGCAAGCATTTGATAACAAAGTTGCCTACGTTCTTGGCTATACCGGCCTTGGGGTTGCCACCACAAGATTTGGCGCCTCTACCATGTTGGATTTATTAGATGGAATTGAAAGTGAAGCAACGCAATTATCGATGGTTAAACATAAGCCATTCCCATTTCCACCTGAACCCTTTAGATTCTTATTTATCAGATTAACTCAATGGTCAATTAATAAGGCGGATCAAAATGAAGGTCGGCGAAATCTTTGGTTGCGCTTATTAGACCGACTTGGCTTGGGCTTTGATTCTTAA
- a CDS encoding substrate-binding domain-containing protein has product MKLGKKVAIIAIATSSLILSSSPAFAGQINGSGATFAQPLIDVCKVEFTKDTGHTVNYTAGGSGKGRTDFASNLVDFAASDSVYTSGFPAHLEYAAVYAAGIAIGYNLPTVKTPIYLSPAVIAQIFSGEIQNWNDVRIRTVNDGEVKVPVFATKKVTVKVGGKNTTQTVPVLDKAGKPKILKYNTVEANAKLPNLPITVYYRSDSSGTSEQFGKFLQGANAGENAALWPKTASGTFANSTPVSLSNFFNFQGANGSALVGAGVKSKIGAIGYAESAWFTSNNLGTALVQNWAKEFVPPTAAATSAFLGGGTIEANGSVTTPYQKAIPGAYPIGTASYGLVYPEAAKKDPEKQKIVAEWHTYLLEQCPKKFPEKGYIQITGALYDKAKAQIAKIK; this is encoded by the coding sequence ATGAAGTTAGGCAAAAAAGTTGCGATTATTGCAATCGCTACTTCCTCATTAATTCTTTCATCTTCACCTGCATTTGCTGGCCAGATTAATGGCAGTGGTGCAACATTTGCTCAACCACTTATCGATGTATGTAAAGTGGAGTTCACAAAAGATACTGGCCACACTGTTAACTACACAGCAGGTGGATCTGGTAAAGGCCGTACCGATTTTGCTAGCAATCTAGTTGATTTTGCAGCCTCTGATTCTGTTTACACATCAGGATTCCCAGCTCATTTAGAGTATGCAGCTGTTTATGCAGCAGGAATTGCAATTGGTTACAACTTACCAACTGTAAAGACACCAATTTATCTCTCCCCAGCCGTTATCGCTCAAATCTTTTCAGGTGAAATTCAGAACTGGAATGATGTGCGAATTAGAACTGTAAATGACGGTGAAGTTAAGGTGCCAGTCTTTGCAACAAAGAAGGTCACAGTAAAAGTTGGTGGCAAGAACACCACTCAGACTGTGCCAGTTCTAGATAAAGCTGGAAAGCCAAAAATTCTTAAGTACAACACAGTAGAGGCAAACGCAAAACTGCCAAATCTACCAATAACTGTTTACTACCGCAGCGACTCCTCTGGAACATCAGAGCAGTTTGGTAAGTTCCTACAGGGTGCTAACGCTGGAGAGAATGCAGCACTATGGCCAAAGACAGCCTCTGGAACATTTGCAAATAGCACTCCAGTTTCTCTTTCAAACTTCTTTAACTTCCAAGGTGCAAACGGTTCAGCACTTGTGGGAGCTGGTGTTAAGAGCAAGATTGGCGCAATTGGATACGCTGAAAGTGCTTGGTTTACATCCAACAACTTAGGAACTGCCCTAGTGCAAAACTGGGCAAAAGAGTTTGTACCGCCAACGGCTGCTGCAACCTCAGCTTTCCTTGGTGGCGGAACTATTGAAGCCAATGGCAGCGTAACCACCCCTTACCAAAAGGCGATCCCAGGTGCATATCCAATTGGAACCGCATCATATGGATTGGTATACCCAGAGGCTGCAAAGAAAGATCCTGAAAAACAAAAGATCGTAGCTGAGTGGCACACATATTTGCTAGAGCAATGTCCTAAGAAGTTCCCAGAAAAAGGATACATCCAAATTACTGGTGCTTTATACGACAAAGCAAAAGCACAGATTGCCAAGATCAAGTAA